A window from Bubalus kerabau isolate K-KA32 ecotype Philippines breed swamp buffalo chromosome 5, PCC_UOA_SB_1v2, whole genome shotgun sequence encodes these proteins:
- the EED gene encoding polycomb protein EED isoform X3 has protein sequence MSEREVSTVPAGTDMPAAKKQKLSSDENSNPDLSGDENDDAVSIESGTNTERPDTPTNTPNAPGRKSWGKGKWKSKKCKYSFKCVNSLKEDHNQPLFGVQFNWHSKEGDPLVFATVGSNRVTLYECHSQGEIRLLQSYVDADADENFYTCAWTYDSNTSHPLLAVAGSRGIIRIINPITMQCIKHYVGHGNAINELKFHPRDPNLLLSVSKDHALRLWNIQTDTLVAIFGGVEGHRDEVLSADYDLLGEKIMSCGMDHSLKLWRINSKRMMNAIKESYDYNPNKTNRPFISQKIHFPDFSTRDIHRNYVDCVRWLGDLILSKDILVLSSFWPVTNKAAIEQSCVGFCVDLQWPCHFTFPPAMYERCSVFESSPAFVL, from the exons ATGTCCGAGAGGGAAGTGTCGACAGTGCCGGCGGGAACAGACATGCCTGCGGCCAAGAAGCAGAAGCTGAGCAGCGACGAGAATAGCAACCCGGACCTCTCTGGAGACGAGAAT GATGATGCTGTCAGTATAGAAAGCGGTACCAACACAGAACGCCCTGATACGCCTACAAATACGCCAAATGCACCTGGAAGGAAGAGTTGGGGGAagggaaaatggaaatcaaagaaatgcaaatattctTTCAAATGTGTAAATAGTCTCAAG GAAGATCATAATCAACCATTGTTTGGAGTTCAGTTTAACTGGCACAGTAAAGAAGGAGATCCATTAGTGTTTGCAACTGTAGGAAGCAACAGA gtTACCTTATATGAATGTCATTCACAAGGAGAAATCCGGTTGTTGCAGTCTTACGTGGATGCTGAT GCTGATGAAAACTTTTACACTTGTGCGTGGACATATGATAGCAATACAAGCCATCCCCTGCTGGCTGTTGCTGGATCTAGAGGCATAATTAGGATAATTAATCCCATAACAATGCAGTGCATAAAG CACTATGTTGGCCATGGAAATGCTATCAATGAGCTGAAATTCCACCCAAGAGATCCAAATCTTCTCCTGTCAGTAAGTAAAG ATCATGCTTTACGATTATGGAATATCCAGACGGACACTCTGGTGGCAATATTTGGAGGTGTAGAAGGGCACAGAGATGAAGTTCTAAGTGCT gaTTATGATCTTTTGGGTGAAAAAATAATGTCTTGTGGTATGGATCACTCTCTTAAACTTTGGAGGATCAATTCAAAGAGAATGATGAATGCGATTAAGGAATCTTATGATTATAACCCAAATAAAACTAACAG GCCATTTATTTCTCAGAAAATTCATTTTCCTGACTTTTCTACCAGAGACATACATAGAAATTATGTCGATTGTGTGCGATGGTTAGGTGATTTGATACTTTCCAAG GACATTTTGGTCCTTTCCAGTTTTTGGCctgttacaaataaagctgctattgaACAGTCGTgtgtaggtttttgtgtggacttaC agtggccgtgccattttacattcccaccagcaatgtatgaaagATGCAGTGTCTTCGAATCTTCGCCAGCATTTG